A region of Vigna radiata var. radiata cultivar VC1973A chromosome 6, Vradiata_ver6, whole genome shotgun sequence DNA encodes the following proteins:
- the LOC106764125 gene encoding UPF0496 protein At3g49070: MKIKLVRRIKKLLSYSECSTSPNHQTCLDVREEYANAFRTESYTEFWTRVLAYSKNESTSSLSRDSTTSARLLSYRLFAEHLLDPDQPTVTRALSMAQCRPKVHSLLSDYFAHTANASLLCSHLLREIDRLRLKYSSLKTILQCLPSNQIPSPMVITRLTEFSNFSNPFAASGLVRATQCQCSDLQKRLESSRDKARAKLQLAAKIKCGSACLVAAITASLGVLIMSHGFALIVAMPGLASMNLGSERKFGSVTARLNAAAKGSYIVNKDLETTGRLVGRLNDELEHMRRIVRFWLERKDDKVQVDGGVVLLLKKNECSFSEQLDELEEHLYLCFMTINRARELVLSQISNLT; encoded by the exons ATGAAGATCAAATTGGTTCGCCGTATCAAAAAGTTGCTTTCGTATTCAG AATGCAGCACTTCTCCAAATCACCAAACCTGTTTGGACGTGCGTGAGGAATATGCCAACGCGTTTCGTACGGAATCATACACTGAGTTTTGGACACGTGTCCTTGCCTACTCCAAGAATGaatcaacttcttctttgtCAAGAGACTCCACCACTTCGGCGCGTCTCCTTTCTTACCGTCTGTTCGCAGAGCATCTATTGGACCCGGATCAGCCCACGGTCACTCGGGCCTTATCGATGGCCCAATGCAGGCCCAAGGTCCACTCTTTATTGTCAGACTATTTTGCACACACTGCCAACGCTTCTCTTCTCTGTAGCCACCTACTAAGAGAAATTGATCGCCTGCGTCTCAAGTATTCATCACTCAAAACCATTCTTCAATGCCTTCCATCTAACCAAATCCCTTCACCAATGGTAATAACCCGTTTAACcgaattttcaaacttttccaACCCGTTTGCCGCATCGGGTCTGGTTCGGGCCACCCAGTGTCAGTGTTCTGACTTGCAAAAGCGGCTCGAGTCGAGTCGCGACAAGGCACGAGCCAAGCTTCAATTAGCTGCGAAAATAAAATGTGGCTCAGCTTGTCTAGTTGCGGCTATAACGGCTTCACTTGGTGTTCTTATAATGTCTCATGGCTTTGCATTGATTGTGGCTATGCCTGGGTTGGCGTCAATGAATCTGGGTTCTGAAAGGAAGTTTGGTTCGGTGACAGCTCGGCTGAACGCAGCTGCAAAAGGAAGTTATATAGTGAATAAGGACTTGGAGACGACGGGTCGGCTTGTGGGTCGGCTAAATGATGAGCTGGAGCACATGAGGAGGATAGTGAGATTTTGGCTTGAGAGGAAGGATGATAAAGTTCAGGTCGATGGTGGAGTTGTGTTGTTGTTGAAGAAGAACGAATGTAGCTTTAGTGAGCAATTGGATGAGTTGGAAGAACATTTGTATTTGTGTTTCATGACTATTAATAGGGCTAGAGAACTTGTGCTTAGTCAAATTAGTAATCTAACTTGA